In Musa acuminata AAA Group cultivar baxijiao chromosome BXJ2-8, Cavendish_Baxijiao_AAA, whole genome shotgun sequence, one genomic interval encodes:
- the LOC103993925 gene encoding uncharacterized protein LOC103993925, translating into MAPRPFACFGRRRGRETSASKPPVANATADQTQEEQRRMGPVLVELFSSQGCGTSPEAEGVVSRLGRGDFEGDLPPVAVLAFHVEYWDYRGWRDPFGSSIWTVRQKAYVDVLHLDTLYTPQVVVNGRAQCVGTDPDAVFAAVRSAPRFTSPTMQATFQKPAPGTLQVSFTGALQTKVDGSGADVMVALYQSGLVTDCDQGENKGRVLTNDYVVRRLEKLVSVKDVSAKKNISGSVHFTLWDGFNSAKCGLLLFVQNASLQTFGVQQFQIPQEDTI; encoded by the exons ATGGCGCCCCGGCCGTTTGCGTGCTTCGGCCGAAGACGCGGACGGGAGACCTCGGCATCTAAACCGCCGGTGGCGAACGCAACGGCGGACCAGACGCAGGAGGAGCAGCGGCGGATGGGACCCGTGCTGGTGGAGCTGTTCTCGTCGCAGGGGTGCGGCACCTCCCCGGAGGCGGAGGGCGTGGTGTCGCGGTTGGGGCGAGGAGATTTCGAGGGAGACCTGCCGCCGGTGGCGGTGCTGGCGTTCCACGTGGAGTACTGGGATTACCGTGGCTGGCGGGACCCCTTCGGCTCCAGCATATGGACCGTGCGGCAGAAGGCCTATGTGGACGTGCTGCACCTCGACACCCTGTACACGCCCCAGGTGGTGGTGAACGGCCGCGCCCAATGCGTCGGCACCGACCCCGACGCCGTCTTCGCCGCCGTCCGTTCCGCCCCTAGATTTACCTCCCCCACCATGCAG GCGACGTTCCAAAAGCCCGCCCCCGGCACACTGCAGGTGTCCTTCACGGGGGCGTTGCAGACCAAGGTGGACGGGAGTGGCGCCGACGTGATGGTAGCACTCTACCAGAGCGGGCTCGTCACCGACTGCGACCAGGGCGAGAACAAGGGCCGCGTCCTCACCAACGACTACGTCGTCCGCCGTCTCGAGAAGCTCGTCTCCGTGAAGGACGTCTCGGCAAAGAAGAACATCTCCGGCTCCGTCCACTTCACCCTCTGGGATGGGTTCAACAGTGCAAAATGCGGCTTGCTCCTCTTCGTCCAGAATGCCTCCCTCCAGACTTTTGGCGTGCAGCAGTTCCAAATCCCACAAGAAGACACCATCTGA
- the LOC135619417 gene encoding L-type lectin-domain containing receptor kinase IX.1-like: protein MTTLRRSWVFSIFFCLSIAVPLATSLSFNFSSFDQSSRSKIQQQGDAYVANDRIQLTKNQLDGSLTSSGGRAVYGEPLPLWDPETRELTDFTTRFVFAINGLNESSTGDGVAFFLSSYPSAIPPNSLGGGLGLFNSTPLAADLTFNNTVAVEFDTFKNDFDTSANHIGIDVNSVKSSAVVDWRSNIKDGTEVNACVSYNASTRNLSVFMTYTPDAGSSGNSSLSYLIDLRDVLPEKVAVGFSAATGSGTETHALLSWSFNSSLLPKKKSKMGLVVGVVIGAAVLMVVLGSLGLILRRRRRRRTTGRDAEDEEELEFSRTMDDEFERETGPKRFAYQELADATKNFSEEEKLGEGGFGSVYRGYLKDSKLEVAIKRISRGSKQGRKEYVSEVKIISRLRHRNLVQLVGWCHDRGEFSLVYEFMPNGSLDSYLYSTARLLEWPARHRVALGLASALLYLHEEWEQCVVHRDVKPSNVMLDSAFNAKLGDFGLARLVDHDRGSQTTVLAGTMGYLAPECVTTGKASKESDVYSFGILALEIACGRRPVQLMEQASKVRLVEWVWELYGRRRLLEAADEKLGGVYDEKQMECLMLVGLWCAHPDYDRRPSIKQVINVLNLEAPLPELPPSMAVPMYYATPIEAYRLSYASSAAGTTSASSASTACATDSSNSNMSRGLSSTTSHLLKFQ from the coding sequence ATGACAACCTTGCGTAGATCCTGGGTTTTCTCTATCTTCTTCTGCTTGTCAATTGCTGTCCCCTTGGCAACCTCTCTCTCCTTCAACTTCTCTTCTTTCGATCAATCCAGTCGATCCAAAATCCAACAACAAGGGGATGCATACGTCGCCAATGATCGCATTCAGCTCACCAAGAATCAGCTGGACGGCAGTCTCACCAGTAGCGGGGGTCGAGCAGTGTACGGGGAGCCGCTGCCCCTGTGGGATCCTGAAACCCGTGAGCTGACTGATTTCACCACTCGTTTTGTCTTCGCCATCAATGGTCTGAATGAATCTTCGACCGGCGATGGTGTCGCTTTCTTCCTGTCGTCGTATCCTTCTGCCATCCCACCCAATTCGCTCGGCGGCGGCCTCGGCCTCTTCAACAGCACTCCGCTTGCCGCTGACTTAACATTCAATAATACAGTGGCGGTAGAGTTCGATACGTTTAAGAACGACTTTGATACATCCGCCAACCACATCGGAATCGATGTCAACTCCGTCAAGTCCTCTGCAGTTGTGGATTGGCGAAGCAATATCAAGGATGGTACGGAGGTAAATGCTTGCGTGAGCTACAACGCCAGCACTCGTAACTTGAGCGTCTTCATGACTTACACTCCAGATGCAGGGTCCAGCGGCAACTCCAGCCTCTCCTACCTCATTGATCTGCGGGATGTTCTACCAGAGAAGGTAGCAGTGGGCTTCTCCGCGGCCACTGGTAGTGGAACCGAGACGCATGCCCTTCTGTCGTGGTCTTTCAACTCGAGTTTGCTACCAAAAAAGAAGAGTAAGATGGGGCTCGTGGTCGGTGTAGTAATCGGGGCAGCGGTCCTAATGGTTGTGTTGGGCTCGCTCGGTTTAATtttgcggaggaggaggaggaggaggaccacTGGGAGGGATGCAGAAGATGAAGAGGAGCTGGAATTTTCCCGAACCATGGATGACGAGTTCGAGAGAGAAACAGGGCCAAAGAGGTTCGCTTACCAAGAACTGGCCGACGCGACGAAGAATTTCTCCGAGGAGGAGAAGCTGGGCGAGGGAGGATTCGGATCGGTGTACAGAGGCTACTTGAAGGATTCGAAGCTTGAAGTGGCAATCAAGAGGATCTCCAGGGGATCCAAACAAGGAAGAAAGGAGTACGTCTCGGAGGTCAAGATCATAAGCCGGCTGAGGCATCGGAACTTGGTGCAGTTGGTGGGTTGGTGCCACGACCGCGGGGAGTTCTCGCTTGTCTACGAGTTCATGCCCAACGGAAGCCTCGATTCCTATCTATACAGCACAGCCAGGCTTCTCGAGTGGCCGGCGAGGCACAGGGTTGCGCTAGGCTTGGCCTCTGCGTTGCTCTATCTCCATGAAGAGTGGGAGCAGTGCGTGGTGCATCGCGACGTCAAACCCAGCAACGTCATGTTGGATTCAGCGTTCAACGCCAAGCTGGGAGATTTTGGGCTGGCAAGGCTGGTCGACCACGATCGCGGCTCGCAGACGACGGTGTTGGCAGGCACGATGGGTTACTTGGCCCCCGAGTGCGTCACCACCGGCAAGGCCAGCAAGGAATCCGATGTTTACAGCTTCGGAATCTTGGCGCTGGAGATCGCATGTGGACGAAGGCCTGTGCAGCTGATGGAGCAGGCGAGCAAGGTGAGACTGGTGGAATGGGTGTGGGAGCTCTACGGCAGGAGAAGATTACTTGAAGCGGCCGATGAGAAACTGGGTGGCGTCTACGACGAGAAGCAGATGGAGTGCTTGATGCTTGTGGGGCTGTGGTGTGCTCATCCTGATTACGATCGACGCCCATCGATCAAACAGGTGATCAACGTGCTTAACCTCGAGGCTCCATTGCCGGAGCTCCCACCGTCGATGGCGGTGCCGATGTATTACGCGACTCCCATCGAGGCGTACAGGTTATCCTACGCATCCTCTGCTGCGGGAACAACGAGCGCGAGTTCTGCATCCACAGCCTGCGCTACCGACTCTTCCAACTCGAACATGTCTCGAGGCTTATCGTCAACGACATCGCACTTACTGAAATTTCAGTGA